In Flavobacterium luteolum, the DNA window TGGATCACCGCTATTACCATTTGACAGTTTATCAATCTCATCTAAAATAAATACTGGATTTGATGTTCCTGCCTTTTTTAAACTCTGAATAATACGTCCAGGCATTGCTCCAATATAGGTTTTTCTGTGTCCGCGGATTTCAGCTTCATCACGTAAACCTCCTAAAGAAATACGAACATACTCGCGTCCTAAAGCTTCCGCCACAGAACGGCCGATAGAAGTTTTACCAACTCCTGGAGGCCCTGTTAAACATATAATTGGTGATTTCATGTCATTTCGCAATTTTAAAACTGCCAAATGCTCAATCATTCTTTTCTTTACTTCATCAAGTCCGAAATGGTCTTTATCTAAAACTTTTTGTGCGTGTTTTAAATCGAACTTATCTTTAGAGTATTCACCCCAAGGCAACTCTAAAAATAGCTCCAAATAATTACGCTGAATTCCAAAATCTGGTGATTGCGGATTCATACGACGCATTTTAGATAATTCTTTTTCGAAATGTTTCTGCGTTTTTTCGTCCCACTTTTTGGTTTTCGCCTTCTGCCCCATTTCGTCCATTTCCTCTTCCTGAGAAACACCACCCAATTCTTCTTGAATGGTTTTCATTTGCTGGTGAAGGAAATATTCTCTTTGCTGCTGGTCTAAATCAAAACGGACTTTTGATTGAATATCATTCTTCAATTCTAATTTTTGAAGTTCAACATTCATATAACGTAAAGTTTCTAAAGCACGCTCTTTTAACCCATTTATCGATAAAAGACCTTGTTTTTCTTTTACTGATAAATTCATGTTAGAAGACACGAAATTGATTAAAAACGATTGGCTTTCAATGTTTTTAATCGCAAATGTAGCTTCCGAAGGAATGTTTGGACTTTCTTTGATAATTTGAATCGCCAATTCTTTTACTGAATCTAAAATAGCTGTAAACTCAGTATCATTTTCATCTGGGCGTTCTTCTGCAACTTCTTTAATTGTTGCTGTCATGTACGGATCTTCTAAAACAACTTCGTCAATCTCGAAGCGCTTTTTTCCTTGAAGAATAACTGTTACATTTCCATCAGGCATTTTTAAAACACGTAAAATACGTGCTACAGTCCCTACTTTGTGAATATCATCTTTTGACGGATCTTCGTCTTCCTCATTAATTTGAGATACTACACCAATAATTTTTCCTCCAGCGTTAGCATCATTAATTAGTTTAATTGACTTGTCTCTTCCTGCAGAAATCGGAATTACAACTCCTGGAAACAATACAGTATTTCGTAAAGGTAAAATTGGAAGCGAAATAGGCAGTTCCTCATTATTCATTTCCTCCTCGTCTTCTGGCGTCAATAATGGAATTAATTCTGCCTCTGAGTCAAATTCTTGAAGTGACAGATTGTCAATAGTAAGTATTTTATGGTTTGACATAATAAAATATAAGTCGTTTTGTCATTAAAATTGTTATGCTATCTGTAAAAGGAGTATTGCTTATTGAAGGTTTTACTGAAAACAGGTTTCGTTTTTCAATTACAAGATAGGGCATAAAAATAGACAATCATTATGCCAAAAGCAAAAGAAGTCAGTTCTAAAAAATTATATTTTCACTTTCTGTCTAATGAAATTAAAAAAAAATAAAATTAATTTTATAAAAGTGTAACAAATAAAAAAAAGTAAAGTCATTACTAAAAACCAAAAGCCACTACTTGAATACAAACAACCAAAATATCGAAGAACTGATTGCGCTTTGTAAAAACAATAATCAGAAAGCGCAATTTGAAATATACAATCGCTATTGTAAGGCGATGTATAATGTGGCTTTTCGTATTGTAAAAGACGAACATTTTGCACAAGACGTCATGCAAGAAGGTTTCTTAAAAGCTTTTACAAAAATCAATGACTATAAACAAGAAGTGGCTTTTGGAGCATGGTTAAAAAAAATAATCATCAATTATAGCATCGATTTTTACAAAAAAAACAACTCTTTTCAAGTAGAAGACTTAAGCAAACAGCTTTATAAAATCGAAGAAAATGATGGAATTGTTTCTGAAAATATTGACTTAAACTCTCTAAAAGTAAAACAGGTTTTGGATACCATTCTACAGATGAAAGATAATTACAGAATGGTGCTGACACTTTTTTACATAGAAGGTTATGATCAGGAAGAAATCTGCGAAATTTTAAACATCACATACGCAAATTGCAGAACAACCTTGAGTAGAGCCAAAGATAGTTTGAGAAAAAAATTGGAAGAAATATAAAATGAATTGGAATTATGAAAAATGAAAAAGACAATTTAGACGAATTATTCAACAGATTTGAAAACCAATGGGATGTTCAGGAATTAAATACTGACCATCAACTGGATTTTCTCCAAAAACTAAACAAAAAGGAACCTAAGAAAAGATATTGGTCTGTGACTGCTATTGCCGCCTCGATTGTATTGATGCTTGGTGTATCTCTTTTTTATAAAAATGAAAAACCAAAGGAATTTAAATTTGCTTCTAAAGAAACTAAACGCACCGATTCTATTTTCAACATTCTAATTGACAACGAACTGGTTAAACTGAAAGAGAAAAACTCGCCGGAAAATCAGCAGATTATTGATGATGCAATGAAACAGATGAAAGCTTTTGACGCTGATTATCAGAAAATCATAAATGAACTGCAAAAAAATGGAGAAAATAAACAAATTATCTATGCCATGATTAGCAATCTCCAAACGCGTATTTCTTTTTTACAAACCGTTCTAAAAAGAATTGAAGACAACGAAAAACTAAAAAACACCTCTAATGAAAAAACACTATAACTTACTAATCTTGCTTCTTTTGATACCTTTTCTCGGGTTTTCAAATGATGACACTTTTATAACTAAACAAAAAAACATTAAAAAAACGTATATCGTAAATTCAAATGCAGGAATCGATATCGATAACAAATACGGAAGCATTACTGTAACAACTTGGGACGAAGATAAAATTGATCTTGACATTACCATAAAAGTTAATGGTCCAAATGAAAATTGGGTAAACGAACGCTTGAACAGTATAGATGTAAATATTACAGCCCTTAAAAGTATGGTTACAGCTGTAACATCGTTAGGAAGCTCTAGCCTAAAAAGCAAAGGAAGCAATAATAGTTTTGAGATTAACTATGTTGTTAAAATTCCAAAAAACGGAACAATAAAACTGGCTAATAAATATGGTAATATTTCGATTCCAAGTGCCGAATCTTCGACTGATATAGATTGCAAATACGGAAAAGTTACTTTAGGAAAACTAAACGGGTCTAGCAATCAAATTTCCATTCAATATTGCCAAAATTCAAGTATAGATTATATAAAAGCAGGAAATATTGATGCTAGATATTCAAATCTTAAAATTAATGATTCTGGAAACCTAAATATTAATGCAAACTATACAGATATCAATCTAAATGACGGTCAAAACATTAAAGCTGATTGTAGTTATGGCACATTTAAATTTCAAAAAATCAATTCTTTAAGCGGTTCAGGAAATTATCTTACATTTATTATTGGAGAAGTTTCAAGCAACTTTAGTTACGATACCAATTACAGTAAAATCAATATTGGAACAGTGTCAGAAAAGGCCGGAAATATTGCAATAAACTCCGGATATACAGATATTACAATCGGTTATGCGCCAAATTATGCTTTTGATTTTGATATATCAGGAAGATATACAAACATCAAACATGATAATTCTTTAGAACTTTCTGTTACTGAAATCAAAAGTAATAGCAAAAGAATTGCTGGTTTCTACAAGAAGAAAGGCCAAAACAAAATCAACATCACATCCAACTACGGAAATATTTCGCTAACAAAAAATTAATCATCTAAAAATCAAAAAAATGAAAAAATCACTCTTACTATTAGCATTTGCAGTACTTTCTTTTAATGGTATTGCCAATGCACAAAACAAACTTCAAGGAAACGGAAAAGTAGTTACAGAAACCAGAACTACTGGAGATTATGACGGCATTAAAATAGCAGGATCTTTTGATGTGGACTTGGTATCTGGAAAAGAAGGAAAAATCACTCTAAAGGGAGAAGAAAATTTATTAGCTGTAATCAAAGTTGAAGTTGAAGATAATTCGCTAAAAATTTATGTAGAAAAAGGAACTCAAATCCGTACAAGTAATGGTAAAATTCAAGTTACAGTTCCATTTGATAAAATATCTGAATTAAGTTTGTCTGGTTCAGGCGATATTCAGTCAAAAGACGTAATTAAAAATGATAACCTTGCAGTAAAATTATCTGGTTCTGGAAATTTCAATTTGCCAGTTGACACAAATAACTTAGAATTACATGTAAGCGGGTCTGGAAATATTAATTTAAAAGGAACTGCCGATAAACTTACAACCAAACTTTCTGGTTCTGGTGACATTGACGCTTCGAACTTAAAATCTAAAGTTGTAGAAGCAAACGTTTCTGGTTCAGGAAACAGCAAAGTAACTTGTGCTGAAAGTATAACTGCAAGAGTTGCTGGTTCTGGAAATATAAAATATATAGGAAATCCTGAGAAAAGAGATGTAAAAGTTTCTGGATCTGGAACTATTACAAAAGGTTAATTTTCTAAAAAAATATCACGAATTACAAAAATAATCATCAATCAAACAATCAATTGCAATTCGTGATATTTGTTATTACAAAAGGCGTTTCATTAATTTGAAACGTCTTTTTTATGCACTCTTCTTAAAAGGAAAATAGACGTAATAAAGAAAATTGCCAAAATAACAATCGCCGCACGCGGACTTCCTGTAATTTGGTCTATAATTCCATAAACGCACATACCTATTACGATTCCAATCTTTTCTGCTACATCATAAAAACTAAAGAATGATGCTGTATCTTCTGTTTCTGGTAATAATTTAGAATAAGTAGAACGAGATAATGCTTGAATACCTCCCATTACAAATCCAACAATAGTTGCCATTATATAAAAATGAATTGGCAATGTCATAAAATAAGCCATAACACAAAATACAGCCCAAATACCATTAATAAAAATCAAAGTGGGAACATTACCCCATTTCGCTGAAGCTCTTGAAGTAAGAAGAGCACCAAAAACAGCTACTATTTGAATTAATAAAATACAAAATATCAAACCAATCGTACTTTCTTCTTTTGATGACCATTCAATTTCCTGTGCTCCAAAATAAGTAGCAACCAGCATTACGGTTTGTACTGCCATACTTGAAACGAAAAACCCTCCTAAATATCTTCTTAAAGGAACATTATCATTTAATAAACCCCATACTTTTTTTAATTCTTTGAAACCATTAAACACAACATCTTTTGTTAATTTCTGGCTCTTTTCTGAGCTACCTTTTGGCAAATAATAGTAAGTATATTGGCTGAATAAAATCCACCATACTCCTACCATCACAAAAGAATAACGCATAGCTTCCATTCTTGCGGCATCATTTTCAGCTCCCATTATCATCCATAGATTAATGCCCAACAAAAGAACACTTCCTATATATCCTAAAGAATATCCCTTTGCACTAATTCCGTCCTGCTGTTCTTCAAAAGCAATATCTGGCAAGTATGAATTATAAAAAACCAAACTTCCCCAATATCCTAATAGTCCTAGAAAATAAAAGGCCAATCCAACATAAATATTTTCAAGCTCAAACCAATATAATCCCATACAGGATAAAGCTCCCATATAGCAGAAAAATTTCATGAAGGATTTTTTATTTCCAACATAATCGGCAATTCCAGACAATAACGGTGAAATAAATGAAACCACTAGAAACGCAGCTGCAGTAATAAAACTAATTAAAGCAGAGTTTTTAAGATGCATTCCGAAGACATCAATATAATGATCACGATCACTGAATAAAGCTTCGTAGAAAATCGGAAACACAGCAGAAGCAATTGTTAAAGTATAAACTGAATTTGCCCAATCATAAAATGCCCAAGCGTTTAAAAGCTTCTTATCTCCTTTTTGTAGGTTTTTCATAGAAATGGTTTTGTTAATAGGCTACGAATTTATCCATTT includes these proteins:
- the lon gene encoding endopeptidase La, with the translated sequence MSNHKILTIDNLSLQEFDSEAELIPLLTPEDEEEMNNEELPISLPILPLRNTVLFPGVVIPISAGRDKSIKLINDANAGGKIIGVVSQINEEDEDPSKDDIHKVGTVARILRVLKMPDGNVTVILQGKKRFEIDEVVLEDPYMTATIKEVAEERPDENDTEFTAILDSVKELAIQIIKESPNIPSEATFAIKNIESQSFLINFVSSNMNLSVKEKQGLLSINGLKERALETLRYMNVELQKLELKNDIQSKVRFDLDQQQREYFLHQQMKTIQEELGGVSQEEEMDEMGQKAKTKKWDEKTQKHFEKELSKMRRMNPQSPDFGIQRNYLELFLELPWGEYSKDKFDLKHAQKVLDKDHFGLDEVKKRMIEHLAVLKLRNDMKSPIICLTGPPGVGKTSIGRSVAEALGREYVRISLGGLRDEAEIRGHRKTYIGAMPGRIIQSLKKAGTSNPVFILDEIDKLSNGNSGDPSSALLEVLDPEQNSAFYDNFLEMGYDLSKVMFIATSNNMAAIQPALRDRMEVIKMSGYTIEEKVEIAKRHLFPKQLEAHGLTAKDLTIGKKQLEKIIEGYTRESGVRNLETKIAQVIRNAAKSVAMEEEYNKKVTDEDIVAILGVPRLERDKYENNDVAGVVTGLAWTSVGGDILFIESLISEGKGSLTITGNLGTVMKESATIALEYIKANAKKLGISTELFQKYNIHLHVPEGATPKDGPSAGIAMLTSLVSLLTQKKVKKNLAMTGEITLRGKVLPVGGIKEKILAAKRAGIKEIILCHENKSDIDEIKAEYLEGLSFHYVKEMSEVLVLALTDQKVKNAKDLK
- a CDS encoding RNA polymerase sigma factor → MNTNNQNIEELIALCKNNNQKAQFEIYNRYCKAMYNVAFRIVKDEHFAQDVMQEGFLKAFTKINDYKQEVAFGAWLKKIIINYSIDFYKKNNSFQVEDLSKQLYKIEENDGIVSENIDLNSLKVKQVLDTILQMKDNYRMVLTLFYIEGYDQEEICEILNITYANCRTTLSRAKDSLRKKLEEI
- a CDS encoding anti-sigma factor, with the protein product MKNEKDNLDELFNRFENQWDVQELNTDHQLDFLQKLNKKEPKKRYWSVTAIAASIVLMLGVSLFYKNEKPKEFKFASKETKRTDSIFNILIDNELVKLKEKNSPENQQIIDDAMKQMKAFDADYQKIINELQKNGENKQIIYAMISNLQTRISFLQTVLKRIEDNEKLKNTSNEKTL
- a CDS encoding head GIN domain-containing protein; this translates as MKKSLLLLAFAVLSFNGIANAQNKLQGNGKVVTETRTTGDYDGIKIAGSFDVDLVSGKEGKITLKGEENLLAVIKVEVEDNSLKIYVEKGTQIRTSNGKIQVTVPFDKISELSLSGSGDIQSKDVIKNDNLAVKLSGSGNFNLPVDTNNLELHVSGSGNINLKGTADKLTTKLSGSGDIDASNLKSKVVEANVSGSGNSKVTCAESITARVAGSGNIKYIGNPEKRDVKVSGSGTITKG
- a CDS encoding MFS transporter, encoding MKNLQKGDKKLLNAWAFYDWANSVYTLTIASAVFPIFYEALFSDRDHYIDVFGMHLKNSALISFITAAAFLVVSFISPLLSGIADYVGNKKSFMKFFCYMGALSCMGLYWFELENIYVGLAFYFLGLLGYWGSLVFYNSYLPDIAFEEQQDGISAKGYSLGYIGSVLLLGINLWMIMGAENDAARMEAMRYSFVMVGVWWILFSQYTYYYLPKGSSEKSQKLTKDVVFNGFKELKKVWGLLNDNVPLRRYLGGFFVSSMAVQTVMLVATYFGAQEIEWSSKEESTIGLIFCILLIQIVAVFGALLTSRASAKWGNVPTLIFINGIWAVFCVMAYFMTLPIHFYIMATIVGFVMGGIQALSRSTYSKLLPETEDTASFFSFYDVAEKIGIVIGMCVYGIIDQITGSPRAAIVILAIFFITSIFLLRRVHKKDVSN